The genomic DNA GTGGAGCGCAGCGACGAGAAGGCCGGCGTCCAGCCGGTGAGCGTGGCCGTCGACTATTCGACGTTCCAGGGGGCGTACGGCGGAGACTGGGCCGCACGGCTACGCCTCGTCGAAATGCCCGCGTGCGCGTTGACGACGCCGCAGAAGTCGGGGTGTGGCACCACCACTCCGCTCAAGACCGTCAATGACACCGAGCGGAGGACGCTGTCGGCGACCGCCTCGGTATCCGCAGGCGCACCGACTGTGCTGGCGGCGACAGCAGGGGAGTCGGGCGCGTCCGGCTCGTACAAGGCCACACCGCTCCAACCTTCGGGGGCGTGGAGTGCGGGTGGCTCGACAGGGTCGTTCAACTGGGCGCAGGAGATCGGAGTTCCGACCGTCCCCGGCGGACTGAAGCCCAGCGTTTCGCTGAACTACTCGTCACAGAGCGTCGATGGCCGGACTGCCGCGTCGAACAACCAGCCCAGCTGGATTGGTGACGGGTGGTCCTGGGAGCCGGGGTACATCGAGCGGCGGTACAAGTCCTGCAACGATGACAAGGACGGCGGCACCAACACCACCAAGGTCGGTGACCGGTGCTGGTTCAACGACAACGCGACGCTGTCCCTCGGTGGCAAGACGACCGAGTTGGTGCATGACGCGGCCAAAGGCTGGCACCCGGCCCAGGACGCGGGCGAGAAGATCGAGAAGCTGACCGGCGCCTCCAACGGTGACAAGGGCACCACCGGCGTCGATGGTGCCGGTGAGCACTGGAAGGTCACCACGACGGACGGGACGCAGTACTTCTTCGGCCTGAACCGGCTTCCCGGCTGGAGCGATCACGGCACGGCGGACGATGACCCGGTCACCAACTCCACCCTCACCGCACCTGTCTTCGGCAACCAGACCGGCGAGCCCTGCTACAACGCGTCGTTCGCATCCGCCTGGTGCCAGCAGGCATGGCGCTGGCAGCTCGACTACGTCGTCGACGTACATGGCAACGCGATGTCGTACTACTGGAAGACCGAGACCAACAACTACGGCCGCAATGTCTCGGAGACCACGGGCAAGGCGACGGTCACCCCGTACGACCGTGGCGGGTACCTCGACCACATCGACTACGGGCTGCGTCACGGAGGTGCTTATACGGGCAAGGCAATGGGACGGGTCGACTTCGGTGTCGACGAAAGGTGTCTCAGCAGCTGTGGAACCTTCGACGCGGCGAACGCGAAGAACTGGCCCGACGTCCCTTACGACCTGTACTGCAAGGACGGTGCGACGGAGTGCAAGGACCAGTACTCGGCGAGCTTCTGGTCCCGGAAGAAACTCTCCACGATCACCACGAAGGTGCTGACCGGGGGGACGTACAAGGACGTTGATTCGTGGACGCTCAAGCAGGGCTTTCCGGCCTCCGGTGATGGCCTCTCCACGCCCATGTGGCTGGAGTCGATCCAGCGCACCGGAAAGACAGGAGGCAGCGAGACGCTTCCGCCGGTGACCTTCGCGGGTGAGCAGTTGGCCAATCGGGTCGACAAGACCGGGGACGGTCTGGCTCCGTTCATCCGGTTGCGCATGAATCAGGTGATCAATGAGACCGGTGGTGAGATCGGCGCGTACTACTCCGATCCCGACTGCACTGTGACCACGTTGCCGGCCGCTGACGGGACGAACAAGACCCGTTGTTTCCCCGTGAAGTGGGCCTTCGAAGGAGAAACGGCCAAGCTGGACTGGTTCCACTCGTACGTGGTGACCAAGGTCCAGGAGGGCGACAGACGTGACGAGACTCCGGACACGATCACCAAGTACAGCTATCTGGACGGCGCAGCGTGGGCCAAGAGCACGGATGAGTTCACCAAGAAGGACGACCGGACCTACTCGGTGGCTCGCGGGTACGGCCGGGTGCAGACACGTACGGGCGGCATCGAATCGGGGCCGACGCTGACGGAGGCTCGCTACTTCCGGGGGATCGACGGCGCCGCCGTGGAGAACTCGGCAGGCGCGGCGGTCACGGACCGTGAGCAGTTCGCCGGCGTGACGCGCGAGAGTGCCACGTACAACGGCGACGACACCTCCAAGCTCGTGTCCGCTGTGTCCTACACCCCTTGGCGTTCGGCTCTCACGGCCAGCCGGACCCGCGCCGACCTGCCGGACCTGGAGGCGTACCTCACCGGCACGCTGAAGGAGGAGGAGCGGACTTCGACAGCGTCCGGCACCCGGACCACCTCCCTGACACGGACATTCGACGGCTACGGGCAGGTCACTTCCGAGTCCGATACGGGCGACACGGCGAAGACCGGGGACGAGAAGTGCACCACCACCACGTACGTCGCCAACACGACGAGCCGTCTCCTCGATGTGGTCGCTCAGAAGAAGACCGTGGCGGCACTGTGCGGCGACGCGGCGGGCACGGGGAGTGTGATCAGCGACGAGCGCATGTACTACGACGGAGCTACGTCGTTGACGGCTGTGCCGTCCAAGGGCGACGCGACCAAGGTCGAGAAGCTCAACGGCCTCGGCACGGGCTACGACACGGTGGCCGCGACTCCCGCAGCCGACTTCGATGTCTACGGACGGGCGCTGTCGGCCACCGATGCCTACGGCAAGGAGACCGAAACGGTCTATACGCCGGTGCAGGGGGAGGTGCCGACCAGGACTCTGGTCACCAACCCTCTCGGCCACCAGATCACCACTGACGTGGACCCACTGCGCGGTCTGCCGGTCAAGGTGACCGATGCGAATGCGCGGGTCACGTCGACCGCGTACGACGCGCTGGGCCGGGTGACGAAGGTCTGGCTGCCTTCCCACCCCGCCGCCACCCAGCCCGATCTGCCGAGCCAGTCGTTCGAGTATCAGATCCGCAAGACCGGTCCCGTCGTCGTCACGACGAAAACCCTTAACTACCGTTCCGCCTATGGGGTCTCGTACACCTTTTATGACGGACTGATGCGGGAGATGCAGTCTCAGGCGAAGTCCCCGGACGACGAGGGACGCCTGGTCACCGAGACCCGCTACAACAGCCGAGGGCAGGCCTGGCACAGCTCGGGTGTGTACTACGCCACCGGGGAGGCGGAGCCCGTCCCGGTGACCGCGATGGATCTCAAGTACCCGGACGCGACCGAGACGCTCTTCGACGGCGCGGGCCGCACTGTGGCCCTGATCTCACGCAACCACGGTGAGGAGACCAAGCGCACCACCACGAGCTACACGGGCGATACGACGACCGTCATTCCGCCCGCTGGCGGAACCGCGACCACCACCGTCACGGACGCTCTAGGCCGTACCACGGAGCTGAAGCAGTACACGGATGCGGGAAGGGCCAAGTCCCAGTCCACGGTGTACACGTACAACAAGCTGGGGCAGTTGGAGCAGGTCACCGATCCGTCGGGTGCGACCTGGAAGTACGGCTACGACGCCGCAGGCCGACAGGACCATGTCGAGGATCCCGACAAGGGAGCTTCGGACACCGCGTACGACGAGGGCGGGCGTGCCACCGATGTCACGGACGCCCGTGGCATCACTCTGCACACCGCCTACGACGATCTGGGGCGCCCCACCGCGCTCACCCGGGGCGCCACGAAGCTGGCCGACTGGGAATACGACAAGTCTTCCAAGGGCCTCGGGCAACTCTCCAGCACGACTCGCCATGACGGGGGAAACACTTACATCAGCACGGTCGTCAATTACAACGCTTTCTACAAGCCGGTCGTGAGCCGCT from Streptomyces sp. NBC_00654 includes the following:
- a CDS encoding polymorphic toxin-type HINT domain-containing protein, giving the protein MAFSADPAEASARPSTHIEQPKAVPVVPVEFGGKKRKDDAKSHPWRSPKVTWPTASSADVVLDPASGKSVRPEDSSPVSIAAAATHATTAGTRQRKTMSAEAGPPVKARVSVASRAAADRAGVDGLLLSVERSDEKAGVQPVSVAVDYSTFQGAYGGDWAARLRLVEMPACALTTPQKSGCGTTTPLKTVNDTERRTLSATASVSAGAPTVLAATAGESGASGSYKATPLQPSGAWSAGGSTGSFNWAQEIGVPTVPGGLKPSVSLNYSSQSVDGRTAASNNQPSWIGDGWSWEPGYIERRYKSCNDDKDGGTNTTKVGDRCWFNDNATLSLGGKTTELVHDAAKGWHPAQDAGEKIEKLTGASNGDKGTTGVDGAGEHWKVTTTDGTQYFFGLNRLPGWSDHGTADDDPVTNSTLTAPVFGNQTGEPCYNASFASAWCQQAWRWQLDYVVDVHGNAMSYYWKTETNNYGRNVSETTGKATVTPYDRGGYLDHIDYGLRHGGAYTGKAMGRVDFGVDERCLSSCGTFDAANAKNWPDVPYDLYCKDGATECKDQYSASFWSRKKLSTITTKVLTGGTYKDVDSWTLKQGFPASGDGLSTPMWLESIQRTGKTGGSETLPPVTFAGEQLANRVDKTGDGLAPFIRLRMNQVINETGGEIGAYYSDPDCTVTTLPAADGTNKTRCFPVKWAFEGETAKLDWFHSYVVTKVQEGDRRDETPDTITKYSYLDGAAWAKSTDEFTKKDDRTYSVARGYGRVQTRTGGIESGPTLTEARYFRGIDGAAVENSAGAAVTDREQFAGVTRESATYNGDDTSKLVSAVSYTPWRSALTASRTRADLPDLEAYLTGTLKEEERTSTASGTRTTSLTRTFDGYGQVTSESDTGDTAKTGDEKCTTTTYVANTTSRLLDVVAQKKTVAALCGDAAGTGSVISDERMYYDGATSLTAVPSKGDATKVEKLNGLGTGYDTVAATPAADFDVYGRALSATDAYGKETETVYTPVQGEVPTRTLVTNPLGHQITTDVDPLRGLPVKVTDANARVTSTAYDALGRVTKVWLPSHPAATQPDLPSQSFEYQIRKTGPVVVTTKTLNYRSAYGVSYTFYDGLMREMQSQAKSPDDEGRLVTETRYNSRGQAWHSSGVYYATGEAEPVPVTAMDLKYPDATETLFDGAGRTVALISRNHGEETKRTTTSYTGDTTTVIPPAGGTATTTVTDALGRTTELKQYTDAGRAKSQSTVYTYNKLGQLEQVTDPSGATWKYGYDAAGRQDHVEDPDKGASDTAYDEGGRATDVTDARGITLHTAYDDLGRPTALTRGATKLADWEYDKSSKGLGQLSSTTRHDGGNTYISTVVNYNAFYKPVVSRFTVPASEGALAGTYEWTDVYNTITGQLMESAQPAMGDLPDEAVTNAYAFSAGLPVSVSGGDDIAILASVSYDHYGRPLEQAFGAIAQQLWKRRQYDQHTGELTQASTERDVEPRFIDNVSYTYDLAGNIKKIGTVTGQDATVVSDTQCFGLDTLRRITDAWTATDDCAAASPTAAVIGGPDPYWTTYTYDAVGNRKTETQHTAAAGPATDTVRTYQAPEAGTHNLPGITQTGTNQHTETYTYDETGNTRTRKIGNADLQDLTWDTEGHLASVTEVTSTTNYLYDTSGSRMVRRDSTGTTLYLPFGNELHLDKAGKVTGTRYYTAAGETVALRKGGKLSFLINDHHGTSTTQVSADAAQTVTRRQSTIFGAPRGSQPTTWAGDKGFVGGTKDPDTELTHLGAREYDPASGRFISVDPILDLADPQQAHGYTYANNNPVSFSDPSGLRPDGPVGGNDYNDVRSTTDGSNNGKAGSGWFRDSQGGWSYRHQQYWPGHLGSKVSGVTTVSYSWSSRVRAKGKPVSGYVIPHPKVAPKNFYTKWVAPIAVSVLLPDVQAWQDCGGGDLSQCGWSATDLPLLKPLKAIKGAKKAVDAASTAAKKCHSFLPGTRVLLADGTSKKIEDVEKGDVVLATDPDTGETRSKEVIETILTKDDKDFTELNVTTDMGEASIVATDTHPFWSVNQKKWLDAGKVQPGTKLLTSDGRDVEVTSTRHYTKRQQTHDLTVEGIHTYYVLAGATPVLVHNCNLFDGPGWQHVLDEHVDGSPGVVSGNTTFSNYMDLDEIGELIEGAAKTPGRRNTPDATGRPRDGTIHTYDFDYPVGSRGETSVEVILNPNGSLRTAYPR